The Rhododendron vialii isolate Sample 1 chromosome 6a, ASM3025357v1 genome includes a window with the following:
- the LOC131330823 gene encoding alcohol dehydrogenase-like 7, translated as MEGRESAKTAGKPIRCRAAVARKAGEPLVIEEVIVAPPEAHEVRIRVICTSLCHSDITFWKPKDPPGYFPRILGHEAIG; from the exons ATGGAGGGTAGAGAGTCAGCAAAGACAGCAGGGAAGCCCATCCGATGCAGAG CTGCAGTTGCTCGGAAAGCAGGGGAGCCGCTGGTGATAGAGGAGGTGATCGTGGCCCCACCCGAGGCTCACGAGGTTCGCATTCGAGTTATCTGCACCTCTCTCTGTCACAGCGACATCACTTTCTGGAAACCCAAG GATCCTCCTGGTTATTTCCCAAGAATTCTTGGCCACGAAGCCATCGGGTAA